Genomic window (Saccharothrix australiensis):
TTCTCCGAGGGTTACGACGACTACTCGACGGTGCGGCTGCGGCTCCAGGTCGTCAACGGCGAACCGGTCGTGTCGGCGCACACCGCCGCGTGCGAGGTGGGCCAAGGGCTGGTGACGGTCATCCAGCAGGTCGTGCGCACGGAGCTGGGCGTGGACAAGGTCGTGCTGCTGCCACCGGACACCTCGATCGGCAACGGCGGCTCCACCTCCGCGTCCCGGCAGACCTACGTGACCGGTGGCGCGGTGCGGGCCGCGTGCGCCGCGGTCGCCGCGCGGCTGGCCGAGCGGTCGGCCGGCCGGGACGCGGACCTCGTCGAGCTGCTGGGCGACGACGTGATCGACGAGACCGCGGAGTGGCGGCACCGGGCGACCGAGCCGCTCGACCCGGTGACCGGGCAGGGCGACGCGCACGTGCAGTACGGGTTCGCCGCGCACCGCGCCGTGGTGGACGTGGACGTGGAGCTGGGCCTGGTGAAGGTGGTGGAGCTGGCCTGCGCGCAGGACGTCGGCAAGGCGGTCAACCCGAGGGCCGTGCTGGGCCAGATCCACGGCGGCTCGGCGCAGGGCCTCGGCCTCGCGGTGATGGAGGAGATCCTCACCGACGGCGGACGGGTGCGGAACCCGTCGTTCACCGACTACTTGATCCCGACCGCGCTGGACATGCCGCCGATGACCGTGGACGTGTTGGAGCTGGCCGACCCGAACGCGCCCTACGGCCTGCGCGGCGTGGGCGAGCCGCCGACGATCTCGGCCACGCCCGCCATCGTCGCGGCCATCCGGGCGGCGACCGGTCTGCCGCTGGCCCGCGTCCCGGTCCGCCCGGAGCACCTGTGCGCGCTCCCCGGCCCGGAGGAGGGCGGGACCGGGCGGTGACGGCCGCGCCGGGCGGTGCGCGGGTCCGTGCGACTCGGTCGACGGAGGACCGCCGCGTTCCCGGCTGCCCGCGTGCCCGGCAGCCCGCGTGCCCGGCAGCCCGCGTGCCCGGCAGCCCGCGCTCGTGGGCCGCCCCCCGTGCGCGGCTGCCCGGCGCGGCCGGCCGTCACACCCCCAGCAGCCCGCGCTCGTAGGCCACCGCCACCGCCGCGGCCCGGTCCTTCACCCCGAGCTTGGCGTAGACGTGCACCAGGTGCGTCTTCACCGTCGCCTCGCTGATGAACAGCCGGGCCGCCGCCTCGCGGTTGGTGCACCCGCGCGCGATCAGCCCGAGCACCTCGACCTCCCGGTCGCTCAACGGCTCGGCCGCCGGCGTCCGCACCTGGCCCACGAGCCGCGTGGCCACCGACGGCGACAGCACCGCCTCGCCGCGGGCCGCCGACCGCACCGCGCGGAACAGCTCGTCGCGCGGCGTGTCCTTGAGCAGGTAGCCGGTCGCGCCCGCCTTGATCGCGGGCAGCACGTCGCTGTCGGTGTCGTAGGTGGTCAGCACCAGCACGCGGGCGGGCACGTCGCCCAGCCGCCCGATCGCGGTCACCCCGTCCACACCCGGCATCCGCAGGTCCATCAGCACGACG
Coding sequences:
- a CDS encoding response regulator, with the protein product MIRVVIVDDHPVVRDGLRGMLAAAGDIDVVGEAADGAEAESVVRARNPDVVLMDLRMPGVDGVTAIGRLGDVPARVLVLTTYDTDSDVLPAIKAGATGYLLKDTPRDELFRAVRSAARGEAVLSPSVATRLVGQVRTPAAEPLSDREVEVLGLIARGCTNREAAARLFISEATVKTHLVHVYAKLGVKDRAAAVAVAYERGLLGV